The following are from one region of the Methyloversatilis discipulorum genome:
- a CDS encoding ubiquinol-cytochrome c reductase iron-sulfur subunit: protein MDKDNTKKIADKACAPCCMQRRDAMKAAIAVTVMLGSGLRGAQASEPADLPPQPGDRLVRMDDEDTPQPLKVADIPLASKPVRALPFAATDALVRDGSRLGRVILMRFDPASLDDETRARSADGVLAYSAVCTHQGCEVSEWDANGGAMFCFCHFSKFDPLKAGAVTAGPAARALPWLPLKSENGELVVAGAFSSVPGVRKG from the coding sequence ATGGACAAGGACAACACGAAAAAAATCGCCGACAAGGCATGCGCCCCCTGCTGCATGCAGCGTCGCGATGCAATGAAAGCCGCCATCGCGGTCACCGTCATGCTCGGAAGCGGCCTGCGTGGCGCGCAGGCCAGCGAGCCGGCCGACCTGCCGCCGCAGCCGGGCGACCGCCTGGTGCGCATGGACGACGAAGACACGCCGCAGCCGCTGAAGGTCGCCGACATTCCGCTCGCCAGCAAGCCGGTGCGCGCCCTGCCCTTCGCCGCGACCGATGCGCTGGTACGCGACGGCAGCCGTCTGGGTCGAGTCATCCTGATGCGCTTCGACCCGGCGTCGCTCGACGACGAAACCCGCGCCCGCAGCGCCGACGGCGTGCTCGCCTACTCGGCGGTATGCACCCACCAGGGTTGCGAGGTCAGCGAGTGGGACGCCAATGGCGGCGCGATGTTCTGTTTCTGCCACTTCTCCAAATTTGATCCGCTGAAGGCCGGTGCCGTCACCGCAGGTCCGGCCGCACGCGCGCTGCCCTGGCTGCCGCTGAAGAGCGAGAACGGCGAGCTGGTGGTGGCCGGCGCGTTCAGTTCCGTGCCCGGCGTGCGCAAGGGCTGA